A region of the Muricauda sp. MAR_2010_75 genome:
GACAACTACTCACAACTTTACGAACGTGCGTTAAACAAGTACAATGAGTATGATGTATTGGTAATTGGTCATTCTTTGGGAAAAACAGACAAAGCGTTATTAAGTGAAATAATAAACTCTTCTAAACTGGGGAAGTTTTATTGCTTCAAAAGAAAGGATTTAGAACACACCCCTGAATTTGTGGAAAAAGAATTTGATGTTCTCAATAAAATGGCAAGTAGAATTTTTTCCAATGAACTGGACAAAAGAAAAAAAATGGTTCCCTTATCGAAAAGTGCTTTTTTCCCCTAAATTGAAAGCTCCCTAAGCCCTCTTTAGTGCCTTCTATGAAAAATGATGCGTTTTATTTAGACGGTTACAGGCATGCTCTGGATAATGCAAAATCTTTGTTGGATATTGCAACATGTGCGTCTGAAATGAATAACCGTGGAGCTGGAACATCACTTTGTATCCTTTCAGCAGAAGAATCTATAAAAGCAGTGTTTATATTACAGCAAAGTGTCAATCCAAATCAAAAAATAAGTGATTATGAAGATATATTCAAAAGCCACAAAACCAAACATGAGTATATCGTTGAACTCTTCAAACAAATGGATCGATTCAGATTCAAAATTTTAGAGGAATATGGGAAAGTTAGGCATGATCGAAAACTTAGAAGAAAAGTAGCCCGAAAAAACCCCAAAATAATGAAAACTGTAGATTGGGCCTTTCAAAATTTTAAATCCATACCTGAAATGATGGATACTTTTGATTGGTTCGAAAAAGCAAATGTTCAAAAAAATTATGGCCTGTATCTGGGTTTAAATCAGCAAAAAGGTGCATGGAACATCCCAATTAAAACAGAAGCGATTGTGTTTAAAAGAGCATTGAGAAACGCCAAGAATATCTATGAATATGCAGTCTACAGTAAGGAGATATTAACAGATCCAAGTGTTATTAAAAAGCATCAAACAGAGTAGCCACACTGCCTATTATTACTTTTGAAAATCCAAAAAGTTTAGTAAAAAAATAAAGTTACATTTTCTGCTGGATAAAAATGAATATCGCCTTGCTTAGTAAATTAGTTTGGTAAGTTTTGGGACGATTGCAGCGCGAAACCTTGTTTCGCTCGCTGTTGTGTTTTACCAAATAAGGAAGTCTTCTAAAAGATGGTCTTCTTTTGCAATTAAGGGGCAAAAACTAAGGATTGCCACGCATGACACATCTTAAGAGAGAGTTGAACTTGGGTTTACCTTGCTTTACAATAGAACAACCGTTTCAAATGTATGTAACTTAATCAATTTATCTCCGAATTAATCCTTTAAATATTCCTTCAATATTAAAAGTCATACCTTCTTTCACTACGATTGGGTCGTGATTTTGATTAATTGATTCCAGTATACATACTTCATTAGTTACCCTACGAAATTTTTTTATTCTAACTCCTCCATCCAAGCTGCAGACTACAATTTCACCATTCTCTGCAGATTGCTGTTTTTTCGCTATTACTAAATCTTTATTTCTTATTTCTGGAACCATTGAATCTCCCTCGGCTTGCACTAAAAATGCTTGATCGACAGAAAATGAAATTAAACTTGAAGGTAAAGGTATTCGCGTAATTGGGTTACCAGAAAGAATCGTTCCGTCAGGACCACATTTGGCTGGCCCATAAAGGTTTAGAAAAGTAATTGGTTCCTCAGGCGTAGATAAAATTTGATAATCAGAAGGGTTGCTAGGATTTCTTTTAAGCAGTCCTTTACTCTCTAATTGGTTAATATGGTGGTAAACAAGGCTAGGAGATGACAGCCCTAGCTCTTCCTGTAAGTCTCTCATTGATAATGGAGAGTCGAGATTTTTGGAAAGCAAATCTAGAAGTCGCTCTTGGGTTCTGTGAAGATTCATTGTTAATAACTTTTTGTTCAACTTTTTTTTGAACAATTGAAATTTATTAATTATTGAATAAATTTGAGTGTTCCAATAATAATAGAACGAATATATCAATTTAATCTTATCGTCATGGCAAAGAAAACAGTAAATTATAAAAAAGAGAGCATAAAAAATCTTCCTAATAACAAGCCTGTGGTATATAAGATTACGACAGCAGGTGGGACAAATAACTACACTGGAACAGCAAAAAGAGGAAGGGTTCAAGAAAGAATCGGAGAACATCTAAATGAAATTCCAGGAGCAAAAGTGCAAATTGAACAAATGCCTTCAATTGAGGATGCTAGAAAAAAAGAAGTCAATATTATTAGAAGATCCCAGCCCAAGTATAACAAACAAGGAAAGTAAGATGCCAAAAAGAATGACAGTTTCGCAATACAATAACTATGTGCGAAAACTACAAAGAGAACAAAAGAAAGCCATTGATAACTATAACCGTCAAGTAAAGGATTATAATAAAAAAGTCAAAAAGTCAGTTGACGACTATAATCGTGAGGTAAATGCTTACAACCAACGGGTTAAGTCAAATCGGAGACGTCTTCAGACTGAACTGAACAAATTGAGCCGGATTTCTACGACTTCAAGATATACAGTTTACCAAAGTTCCGTTGTAACACTGAACACCTATTATGAGTATCTTGACCAAAAATCTGGTCATGGCAATCTTAGCGAGCGATATAATCGCTATGTAGATTTATCCGAAAGAGAAGCAGCCAATAGTGCAGAGGTATTTAACGCTTTGGTTGATTCAGAACAATACGACCTGGATTCTGGATTAAATACTTCCACCATAACAAGTGAACTAAATAGAATTTCATTGGATTTGCACAGTAGATGGCAAGGAGCAATATTTTCATTAAATCCGAGAAATCCTGATGCTGCTAGGCATTTCTGTACTAGTGCTAGAGAAATCATCACCCAAATACTTGAAATTAAGGCGCCAGACTCACATGTTATATCTTTACTTCCAGATTGCGATTTGACAGATAATGGAAAACCTACTCGACGATCCAAAATCAGATTTCTGCTTTCCCAGAAAAACTTGTTAGACAATGATTTCGAAAACTTCGTTGAAGAAGATATGTCAAATATAATTGAGTTATTCAGGTTATTTAATGACGGAACGCACGGTTCTTCAGGGACCTTTTCCTTAACACAGCTTTCAAAAATTAAGAAACGTGTTGAGGATGGGATCATATTTCTTTCCGAGATAGCCAATTAAAACTTATTGATCATAAATTTCACAGTCAATCTTTAAAGTGAGTAAATCGGTGAGTAATATAAATTTAATATCATTAAATTATTAATTATCAATAATTTATAATTTAAGTTCTTGTCCCTCTTCCTCCGCTGAGAGACACCATCTCAAAACAAGAAACCCTGTAAATAATTGATTTACGGGGTTTTATTTTACAGCACATTTTTCACCAAAAGGAGCTTCCAAAATCGTTTAAAGCATTTTTAATCAATCATTTACATTGTTTTGCTTGGTATTCTTCTACAACTCCAGCCTACCACAAAGCGTTACCATTCATCTATTTTTCATCCTATTCAAACTATAATAAGTTGAATAACTGTATATTAGTAATGAAATCATCTTAAATGGTTAACCAGCATAAAGGTGTAGTTCCCCAAGCAACCCCTTAAAAGACTGGACTATGACAGATAACAGTTATGCCAATTCCCTGCTTGAGGTTTCATTAATTACCAAGCTTCTTCCAGCCTCATGCTTTAATCACAAAAGTCTTAATTCAATAATCAGGAAATAGGTTGGTTCACTTGCAATCATAACCTAAATCCATAAAGCTATATGCATGAAAACCTTAAACATCTTCACCATTTTTTTATCCATGTTGCTGTTATCCGCCTGTGGCGACTCCAAAAAAAAGGAAAACACCACTTCGGCTTCAGACACTTCTGAAACGGAAGTAAAGGCACCAACAAGCAATTCAATAGATCTTGAACAACAAGGGGATTATACCCAGTTATACGCTCCAGGCGAGGATTGTAAACTAACTGCCTCTCAATTGGCCGTGGCTTTAGGGTACAGCGATGACCAAGTGGAAGAACAAAGTAACTATCAAGGTAGTTGTTGGTACAAAGTAACCCATCCGGGGAATTTCACGGTCAATTACGGGATAAACCTCGAAAAATGGGGAGACAAAAACATCATTGAAGATGAAATAAAAAGTGGACTAAAAAATGAGATGATCGATGTCAGCATAAGTGAGTCCGGTGATACCTATATAAAAAGACACCCTGTACAAGGCTTTTTGCTACTGCTGAACGCCAACTATGGGAACCCTATAAAAGTTAGTTATAGTTATTTGAACCCCGATGGTCCCAAACTCACCGACTCCCAAAGGGAAGAGCAGAAACAGAATACTTATAAAATTGCCAACTATCTTATTAATCACTATCAAAACTAAAGCTAAGATGAAACCATTGCAAAACATCCTGTTGTTCTGCCTCTTGTTTATTGGAGCATTCCAAGGATATGCCCAACCTTTCACCTTGAACAAAGCAATTCAACCTGTAGAACTAAAACTGATGGCTGATACCAGAACTGGACACGAAGGAGAACTGGGCATAGTTTATTTTAATCGATTGAAAGATTCCGCAATGTACCACTATGTCACGGGACACGACCTCTACAACTTTATTGACGTGTTGGTAACCAGTGTTGATGGCACTCCACTAAAGGTAAGTTTGGCAAAAGATAATTGGGAAGCAGTGCAGGCCGAACAAAATACTGCCCGTGCACAAGATGGGATGGTTGACTTTAAAATACGCACTTGGGGAAGTTTCGGAATAAAAGTGGAAACGGACCAACCCAACAACTCACTCTATAACATTACCGTATTGGCTAGCCCAGAAAAGAAAACCTATCTCGGCAGCGCCTTTAGAACCATCAATGAGGATGAAATGACATCCAATGGTGAAGCTCCTTCCAGTGAAGCTGGTGAGATGGGCGGTAATGGCGGAAAGACCAACTACCTGTTATATATTGCCCTTGGGGTTGCCTTATTGGTCATTGGTGTTTTGGCCGGTAAACTCATGGGTAGGAAAGGAAAAGGGACTACGGTAATTCTGGTGCTTCTATCATTAATGCCGTTATCAAGCTTTAGTCAGGATAGGGGTGCCGTGTTGACCATGGAAGAGTTTGAAAGCTGGAAAGAGGAACAGGATTCAAAACATGAAATGGTTATGCGTCAGTTGCAGGTTTTAGAAAGCGAGCGCAAAGCAGTGGATAAAGTTGTGGGCAATTTGGACAAGACCATCTCAACCATTAGGAAACAATGGGACAATGTAAAGTTACTTTATAATACCTACAATAATGGGCTGGGCAAATGCATCAGTTCAGCACCACCAGCACAAGCTCCTTCCATTCCTTCCATTTGCACCGATTTGTATTTTGATGACAATGGTGATATTTCAGAGGAGGAAGACCAAGGGTGTGCCTCATGTTTTCTGGAAGCGCGAAAGAAGTTTAACAATATGCGATACCAGTTTGAAAAGCTGGCCACTATCTATAAGTGTACCAAGGACTTTTCCAACGCCGCAATTTCTTTTGGGGATGATGTATCCGGCTTTACTCCCAGTGGTGTAGGCGGTATGGCATGGCAAACGCAAAGAAGAAATATTGAAAAGTCAGTAACAGAACTCGAACAGGCTTACGATAATAAATATGCCGAATTTCTTCAAAGTCTAGCCGATGCCATGATGGAACTCAACATCTGTGAAGCCAAGTATGGGGTTGAAGACTGGTATGACCGTTTTGGCTATATGTATTTTGAATTTATGAAAGACAAATATCAAAGAAACGACTGATGAAAGTGAAAAAAATAAAGTTTATCCCACTGATATTCATTAGTTTACTTATTTTCGGTAGCTGCAAATCTGTAAGCCCTGTAGTGTCCTCCACCAATACAGACATTATTGGGTCTTGGGAAGGCTGCGATGGACGTGTCGTTTCCTTTTATACCAACGAAAATGGAGAGATCGAAGGGCGTTATTCAAAGCTTGGGGGACTTGGAAGGTTCAAGTTTGCCGTGGATGAAATAGGCTTTTTTCTAACCCAGACAAGCACTGGCGTGTATACTGGAAAGGTGAAATGGAGAAACACTTCCGGAGCGGCAACCTGGAGGGATGAAACCATAGTGGTGGAAAACAATATTCTAAAAACATCGGGTTCTGATGCTTGTGGTAACGAAATGACAAGGGTTAAAACTATATGAGCCCTTCTTGCTGTCAATAAATCAACAAAAATTAAAAGCCCCTGTATTAGGGGCTTTTTTTAAGCTTCAGGCTTGATGAGCTTATTTCAATTTTACTTTCCAATACTACTCAACAAACCTAAAAACCTCTCCAAGAAAAATATTGGTAATTACATGTCGATAAGGGTGTAAGAATCACACCTTTTTTCATACCTTTTTCGCGCCAAACGAACGAAACCAAAAAAATGAGGCGTACGAAACTTTTGAATCTGGGCATCTTCCTTGGATTGCTCATTGCTTTTTCCTGTAAAAAAGAACCCCTTAAACCCTTAGAAACCCCAGTTGTAATTGAGTTGGACTCAGTCTACCTCAACCAAAAAGTCGCTGAGGCAGAAAAGATGGGCTCAATCCAATTGGCAGATGGGCTTCAACTTAGTCTTTGGGCGCCTGACACGCTGGCTCCAGACCCCATTGCCATGGATATTGATGCGCAGGGCCGTATCTTCTTTACCCGCACCAACCGCCAAAAAAATTCAGAGTTTGATATTCGTGGCTATCGGCATTGGATGACCGCTTCCAATAGTTTTAAAACGGTCACTGACCGCAAAGCTTTCCTGCATGAAACCTTTTCAACAGCTAAAAGTGAAGAAAATGCTTGGTTGTCCGACCTTAATGGAGATGGCAACCATGACTGGATGGATTTAGCCGTGGAAGAGGAAGAAATATGGCGATTGGAAGATGCAGACAATAATGGCGTTGCCGAAAAAGCAACTCGCGTTGTCCATGATTTTCATACTGTTGAAACCGATGTGGCCAACGCTTTGCTTGTAGATGACGAAACTCTTTTTGTGGGTATTGCACCAGATATGTGGCGTATGGAAGATACCAACGGTGACGAAGTCTTTGACACAAAGACTTCACTGGCAACGGGTTTTGGTGTTCATATTGGTTTTAGCGGTCACGGCATGTCCGGTGCAATCATGGGGCCCGATGGCAAACTCTATTGGGGTATTGGTGACATTGGGGCAAGCATCACTGATAAAGAAAGAAATCGATATCCATACCCCAACCAAGGGGTCATTGTACGCAGCAATCCAGATGGGTCCAATTTTGAGGTGTTTGCCCATGGCCTTCGGAATACACACGAATTTGTTTTTGACACGTATGGCAATATCATCTCTTCCGATAATGATGGCGACCATAGAGGAGAAAGTGAACGGTTGGTCCATATTGTTGAAGGTTCTGATGCCGGATGGCGTTCCAATTGGCAATATGGAAAGTATACTGACCCAAAAAACAATGGATATAGGGTTTGGATGGATGAAAAGTTCTTCCTCCCCCGATGGGAAGGACAAGCGGCACATATTATTCCCCCCATTATGAACTACCACAATGGTCCAACAGGAATGCTTTTTAATCCCGGGACAGCTTTGGGCTCAGATTGGGTGGACAAATTCTTCTTGGTTGAGTTTGTGGGCGACCCTGCCCTATCCCATATTTGGTCCTTCGATTTAAAACCAAAAGGAGCTTCGTTTGAGCTCAACTCAGAAACGGATGTGTTGAGCGGTATTTTGCCCACCGCCATCAAGTTTGGGCCAGATGGCGCCCTTTACGTTGCAGACTGGCTCAATGGCTGGGACACAAAAAATTCCGGACGGGTTTGGAAACTGGATGTTACCGATTCAGAAAACGATTTGGCCGAACAACGTGCCAAAACCCAAGAATGGATGACTACGGACTTTTCAGCATTGAGCAATGATGAACTGGTCGAATTACTACGCTATCCCGATATGCGTATCCGGCAAAAAGCACAATTTCAATTGGCCAAAAGTAGCTTTTGGGGCTATCGGAAATTGAAGCGGGTAGCTCAGGAAGATGACCATCAACTGGCACGAATCCATGCCATTTGGGGCATTGGCCAACTCGCGGCCAAAGAATTGGACAAAGCCGATGTTTTAGAGAACCTTTTGAACGACACGGATCAGGAGATTGTTGCCCAAAGCTTAAAAGTATTGGGAGACTTACGCTATACCGAAGGAAATTCCAAAATGATAAGCCTGTTAAAATCAGAGAGTCCCAGAGTACAGTTTTTTGCTGCCCAAGCATTGGGTCGCATTAAGGCGCAAAATGCCGTTCAGCCTTTATTGGATATGTTGGCGAAGAATGCCGATAAGGATGTTTACCTCCGTCACGCGGGGGTATTGGCCCTTTCACGAATTGGAGAGGTTGAGCCTTTGGTAAACTTGGCAAACAGTGAAAATCGTTCTCTGAAAATTGCAGCTGTCTTGGTTCTACGGAGAATGAAAAGCCTTCAAGTGGCCACCTTTTTAAAAGATGCCGATGAATATATCGTCACTGAAGCCGCCAGAGCCATCAATGACGACAAGGGGATTGAAAAAGCCCTTCCTGAGTTGGCGGCACTGTTGGAAAATCCAAAATCCAGTTCAGAACCGCTCATGCGACGCGTCATTAATGCTGCGCTTCGAGTCGGAGGTGAAAGACAGTTAGACCTTTTGATTCATTATGCCAAGAACAAAAGCGCTCCTCCCGTATTACGAGGAGAAGCCTTGGCCGCTTTGAGCACTTGGGCCTCACCTTCAGTTATGGATCGCGTAGATGGTCACCACTTGGGCGAAATATCACGCCCATTGGAACCTATTCAAAAGAAAATAAGCGGAAGTTTATCCGATTTCTTAAATGATGATAACCAAGAAGTATTGGTAGGTGGTTTAAAATTGGTGTCGTCCCTTCAATTGAAAGGACATGAAAACCGTTTGGTTCAACTCATGCGAAGTCATCCTTCACCCTTGGCAAGGTCAGAAGCCTTGAAGGCTTTGGGCAATGTAGGTTATGATCAACTGGCGCAGGTGATGCGTTTGGGCATGGGTGATGAAAATGCTCAAGTGAGACGAACCGCCGTTGGGTTGATAGGAGAACTTTCCCTTAGTAAAGATGAACTACCAGGTGTTGTAAATCCTATTTTTGACAAAGGTGGTATCGGTGAACAACAAGCTTTGCTGGAGGTCTTGTCAGAAATGCCAGTGGAAAAAAGTGAAGCTGTTCTTTTGAGTTTATTACAAAGGGCCGCACGTGGAAATATTGATGAAGCCGTTATGTTAGATTTGATTGAAGCCGCTTCAAATAGTGGTTCCGAAAAGCTCGGGAACCAACTCGCTGCACTACAAAATCAAGGCTATGGTACTGGAGCCTATACTGAAACCCTCCATGGTGGCAGTTGGTGGGACGGTCAAACTGTTTTTGTAAGTAATCCTACCGCCCAATGTGTACGTTGTCATGCATTAAAAGGTTCTGGCGGTAAAGTAGGTCCGGCTTTGGATGATATTGGAAACACCTTGTCTCGAGAACAAATTTTGGAAGCTTTGATTGAACCTTCAAAACGGATTGCTCCAGGCTATGGCAGCGTTACCTTGACATTGACCAACGGACAAGAGGTCACAGGGTTGTTGGAAGAAGAGAACGAAGAAGGTCTTATCCTTAGAACTTCAGACGCCGAACCGCTTGAAGTGGCACATTCCCGCATTCAGAGCAGGCGTAATTCTCCTTCAGGAATGCCGCCAATGGGAAAACTAATCAATAAACGCGAACTTCGGGATTTGATAGAATATCTGAGTAGTCTTAAGCTAGAGAAATAATGCAATAATTGCATTTAGTGGGTATGTCAAGTTCCACTATACGCCACAAACTCGGCCATAACATCTTCCATAATGGCATAAATGTCCACAGCAGAGACATTGGTACATAAGGAAATAATTGCCCCAGACTCAACATCGTATACAAATAGGGCGCGATACCCCCTAACACCGCCCAAGTGCCCCCATTGGGTTCTTCCCTGAAACGAAAAACGTTGCACACCCAGACCATATCCCGTCCAAACACCGTCGGTGAACGACACAAATGAGGTCATTTCGGTTTGGGATGTACTGGTTAAAACTTCATTGGTGGTATAGAGCTTTTTGGCCCATATTGCAATTTCATTGGGTGTTGCCACCAAAGCACCAGCAGCCCATCGTAAACTTTGGGCTTCTTGGTTTATCAAAAGAAAGTCAATATTGTCCTTGACCCCATCACCGTCCATGTCTGACCATCCGTCAGCCAGCGGTTCCGGGGCTTCTTCCTCTCCCAAAAAATAAAAAGACTGCAATCCAAGTGGGTTCCACAATCGGTCTCTAAGCACTTGACCAATTGTTTTTCCTTCAATGGACTCTATAATGATTCCTAAAACGATATAATTGGTATTTGAATATCCAAAATTCTGTCCCGCAGAAAAAACAGGCGCATCCACAAAGGTCTCCAAGATTTCGAGTGGGGTCCAACCGTCTGTATCACCAAACTCTGAAGAAGTAGGCGTATTGGGGTTTGCCAAATAATCAAAAATACCACTTTGATGGCGCAGTAACTGCCGCACAGTAATGTCTGGATCAATATTCTCAATTGACGGAAGCCAATTACTCAATGGATCATCCAGCGACAGTTTTTCCTCTTCAACCAATTGGAGCATAACCGCAGCTATTGCAGTTTTTGTGATACTGGCAATAGCAAACTTGGTGTTGACCGTAATGGGAGTGCCGGGGATAGCGTTGCCCGCAACCCCGTTCCAAACTGACTCACCGGGAATATGTACCGATACAGAGATTCCCTTTACATCATTTAAAACAGTTTCATTATCCAGGATGTTCCGAATTGAAACTTGTAAATCTTCAAAGGTGATTTGTGTATCTTCATTTTCCTTTGGGCTTGGACTTGGGTCACTGGAACAGGAAACGGTGATCAACAGTATTGTACATAGGAAAAGTAGTCTGGTTTTCATGACTGTGTGCTATTTGCACGAAATTACCCATCTTCATTTCTTCAATCGTAAAAAATAGGTTAACAAGTAGAATGTTTACTGCTTTTTATCGCCCAAATCAAAAAGTATACTAACTCTGGACAGGGGTTTTTGAGCCATCCGATGAAACCAGGATTCTTTATTCAAAGGCGTTATTCCCGTAGACTTTCCGAAATGCCGCTTAGAAAAATGGGTACTGTCTAAAACATCTCAAAAATTTCCGTAATGGGTTTTCGTACCTTTTTTCTGAATTGGGTATGGTCATCGGCTGACCGATACCCTACTGGCGCAATAATACTGGTACTCAACCCTCTTTCTTCCAACTTGAGAATCTTATTATAGTCCTCCCTGTCAAATCCTTCCATGGGGCAAGCATCAATCTTAAGTTCGGCACAGGCCGTCAATAAATTCGATAATGCCAAATAGGTCTGTTTTTCGGACCAGGCCTGCCATTCAGACCAATTCATCCGCGAAAGACTCTCTTTGATAAAATTTCTATAGCTGGTCAACTTTTCCAAGGTAGTACCTTGTATTTTGGCCGTTGAAGCAATATACGCATCCACGTCTTCTTCCCTGTGCTCCGTATAATTACAAAAAACAAAAAGGTGTGAAGCTTCCGTAACTTGGGATTGTCCCCATGAAAAGGGCAATAATTTTTCGCGTGTCTCCTTATCGGAAATCACCAAAACCTTATACAGTTGCAATCCGTATGACGATACAGATAGTTGTACGGCCTCTTTCAGTTTTTCCAAATCATTTTCGTTGACTTTTCTCGAAGAGTCAAACTTTTTTGTGGCATAACGCCATTTTAAACTTTCCAATAATCTCATAACCTATAAAATGTTCAATATTCTAATTTTTGTTCATCAAGAAAATCCCCAAAGCCATTGCAAATATGCCCAATGCCCTTTTAATGACAAGAGGTTCATTAGGGAGGCCAAACCATCCAAAGTGTCCGGCTACAGTGGCAAAAAGCAATTGTCCAAAAAGCCCCAGTGATATCATCGTCGATATACCCAGTTTGGGAATGGTATAATAGTATAGACAAATACCAATCACACTGAAAAATGCTCCAGAGAACCATAAATATGCAGGCACATTTCTGTAAAGACTGAAATCCATTGAAGACCTTGTCAATACCAAGACCAACAAGAGCGCAAATAATGCACTGAAAGCAAAGGCCACCAAAGAGGCCAGAATGGAACTTTTAAGCTGCACTCCCAATTGGGCATTGAGCCCTCCCTGCATGGCCAAGGAAACTCCACCCAAAATTGCCAGTAAAAAATAAATACCCTTGTCCATCTTTATGTATTTACCGCAAAACTAAGGTTGGAAAAACTGTGAAAAATTAACATAGCTTAATAAAATGGGAATTGGTCTATCCACTTATTAGTAAATCCATTTCAACATTCAACTTGTGGAGAATAGCAATCGACGCACATGATGTTTCCATTTGGGAAATTAACCTCTTGGAATATAATGGTAGTTTGTCTTTTGATTTTAAAAAGGTTTCCTCATCCGGCCATTGGGCATAGGCCATAAAAACACCATTTTCATCTTTATGCAATCGAGAACCAAGACTCATGGCGTGATCCAAAAATGCTTGGGTCAATTTAGCCCATACCTCTCTAAATTGTGGTTCTCTTCCTTGGATTACTTCAAATTTGTAAATAACAACATGCATTGCTAAATAGTTTTGTATTCCCTAACAAGCTACAAAGAATAGCTTTGCAAAACCCCGTGCTTTTTAAAGCCCATTTTGCTATAAATCCGCTCGCCGGCCTCAGAGGCGACCAAAAAAATTTGTTGACTTTCATTTTTTTGCGCAACCTGAATCAAGTGTTTGGTCATTATCTTTCCCAGTCCCCTACCCCTAAATTCGGGCAAAGTTCCAATCATGTGGATTCCAGCTACTTTGTCTTTATCCAAATAAACAATCCCGCAACTGCAATAAAAGTTCCCTAGCTTACCCAAAAACAGCTTAAACGATTGCCTTTTATGTAAAGGGGATATGGTCGTTTCCAAAACGGGATACCCAAAGGATTGGGATGCCACATCGGCAAAGATTCTTGCTTTTTCATCCGAATCCACTCGTTCTATTTGTGCAATGTAGGTTTCAGGCTCAAAGTTACCACCAGTCGCATCCATTGACATGGCCGCAACACTGGAAGTCAATACAAAACCTTGATTGAGCAACTGTGTTCCCATTTCTTCATCTTCATGAATGCCAACAGAATTGGGGATAACTTCTGCTCTTATTCCATCTTTTAGCGAATCGATATACAGTCCGCTAGTTTTTAGACCAAAGACTTTGCTGGGCCATGATTTTTGGTCTGGAGCTGTATAGTCATACTCCATGCCCTGATGAATAAATCCGCCCAACCTACCAATCTCTCTCCAAAATCTAAAAAGGTGTTCTACAATATGCTGGTTCATGACATCTTAGTTTTGAAGGTGTTCCGTTTCCATTTCTACCAACGTTGATACGAGCTCATTCAATTTTTCCCGAATGGAACGGGTTTCAACCTCCTTTTTTCCAACATCAAAATTTTCGGTAAAACTTCCCAA
Encoded here:
- a CDS encoding DMT family transporter, with translation MDKGIYFLLAILGGVSLAMQGGLNAQLGVQLKSSILASLVAFAFSALFALLLVLVLTRSSMDFSLYRNVPAYLWFSGAFFSVIGICLYYYTIPKLGISTMISLGLFGQLLFATVAGHFGWFGLPNEPLVIKRALGIFAMALGIFLMNKN
- a CDS encoding antibiotic biosynthesis monooxygenase, with product MHVVIYKFEVIQGREPQFREVWAKLTQAFLDHAMSLGSRLHKDENGVFMAYAQWPDEETFLKSKDKLPLYSKRLISQMETSCASIAILHKLNVEMDLLISG
- a CDS encoding GNAT family N-acetyltransferase yields the protein MNQHIVEHLFRFWREIGRLGGFIHQGMEYDYTAPDQKSWPSKVFGLKTSGLYIDSLKDGIRAEVIPNSVGIHEDEEMGTQLLNQGFVLTSSVAAMSMDATGGNFEPETYIAQIERVDSDEKARIFADVASQSFGYPVLETTISPLHKRQSFKLFLGKLGNFYCSCGIVYLDKDKVAGIHMIGTLPEFRGRGLGKIMTKHLIQVAQKNESQQIFLVASEAGERIYSKMGFKKHGVLQSYSL